A stretch of the Streptococcus suis genome encodes the following:
- a CDS encoding heavy metal translocating P-type ATPase — MQKWLSGYRNWLTAITGVLIILAFSSKWVFSSEQGSAYLLFVASLVGGLPIFVQAYQALRVKVISIDLLVTLAILGAFVIKEFEESAIVAFLFLFGAYLEQRTLAKTRSAIKNLVELVPETAFRKAHNGDFEEVSIEEVEEGDILIVKTGGKIPVDGEVIFGAGTTNESSITGEPIPVSKGLGDKVFAGTILENGTIQLRTDKIGEDTTFGKIIELVEEAQDSKSKAERFIDQFSKYYTPAVLVLAILVWLISRNIELAVTILVLGCPGALVIGVPVSNVSGIGNGARHGILFKGSDVITNFSKVDTMLFDKTGTLTYGNPQVAQTIYYSSDRSLAESLLASVETESDHPLAKAIVNHYSGSVVEVIDSTEVVQGGGVVARIQNHQVLVGNSYLMNQYNIPFTNQMKSDIAGMEAEGNSIVLTAIDGQIALVVGIRDQIRQGVKEDLETLKNMGVKNLILLSGDNQGTVDLVASQLGLTEAYGHLLPEDKAEFVRKRQASGEIVAFVGDGINDSPSLALADIGIAMGNGTDVAIETSNVVLMNSDFHRIPHAIGLAKATRRNMIENIFISLLVVVVLLISVLSSSWMNMAIGMFVHEGSILLVILNAMRLLKYKRK, encoded by the coding sequence ATGCAAAAATGGTTATCAGGTTATCGAAATTGGTTGACAGCAATAACTGGTGTTCTTATTATTCTTGCTTTTTCATCCAAATGGGTTTTTAGTAGTGAGCAGGGATCAGCTTATCTATTGTTTGTAGCTTCATTAGTTGGCGGTTTACCAATTTTTGTTCAAGCCTATCAAGCTCTTAGAGTTAAGGTCATTAGCATCGATCTTTTGGTGACCCTTGCTATTTTAGGGGCATTTGTTATTAAAGAGTTTGAAGAATCAGCTATTGTAGCTTTTCTCTTCTTGTTTGGTGCATACTTAGAACAAAGAACATTAGCCAAGACACGTTCTGCGATTAAGAATCTTGTCGAGTTGGTGCCAGAGACTGCATTTCGGAAAGCACACAATGGTGACTTTGAAGAGGTGTCGATTGAAGAAGTTGAAGAAGGTGACATTCTTATAGTAAAAACAGGTGGTAAGATCCCAGTTGATGGTGAAGTTATATTTGGCGCTGGTACCACAAATGAATCTAGCATAACAGGTGAGCCTATTCCAGTCTCTAAAGGTCTAGGAGATAAAGTTTTTGCTGGTACTATTCTCGAAAATGGGACCATACAACTTCGTACTGATAAAATTGGGGAAGACACAACTTTTGGGAAAATTATTGAATTAGTCGAAGAAGCACAAGACTCCAAATCAAAAGCTGAAAGATTTATTGATCAATTTTCAAAATACTATACACCTGCAGTTTTGGTGCTTGCTATTCTCGTTTGGCTTATTAGTCGCAATATTGAGTTAGCCGTTACTATTTTGGTTCTTGGATGTCCTGGTGCATTGGTTATTGGGGTACCAGTTTCAAATGTGTCAGGGATTGGAAATGGCGCTCGACATGGTATTTTATTTAAGGGTAGTGATGTCATTACAAACTTTAGTAAAGTTGATACAATGCTATTTGATAAAACAGGAACATTAACTTATGGTAACCCTCAGGTTGCACAGACAATCTACTATAGCAGTGATAGGAGTCTTGCTGAGAGCTTACTGGCTAGTGTTGAGACAGAATCAGATCATCCGCTCGCCAAAGCAATTGTGAACCATTACTCAGGTTCTGTAGTAGAGGTAATTGACTCAACAGAGGTCGTTCAAGGTGGGGGAGTTGTTGCTCGTATTCAAAATCACCAAGTTCTCGTAGGGAACTCTTATTTGATGAATCAATATAATATTCCTTTCACTAACCAGATGAAGAGCGACATAGCAGGGATGGAAGCAGAAGGGAATTCAATTGTCCTAACTGCTATTGATGGACAAATAGCTCTTGTTGTAGGGATTCGCGACCAGATTAGACAAGGAGTCAAGGAGGATTTAGAGACGCTTAAGAATATGGGAGTAAAAAATCTCATTCTATTGTCTGGAGATAATCAAGGCACAGTTGATTTAGTTGCTAGTCAGTTAGGCTTAACCGAGGCTTATGGTCATCTACTACCAGAAGACAAGGCAGAATTTGTGAGAAAACGTCAGGCAAGTGGAGAAATAGTAGCATTTGTCGGAGATGGTATTAATGATAGCCCATCATTGGCCTTGGCAGATATTGGAATTGCCATGGGAAACGGTACAGATGTTGCTATTGAAACTTCAAATGTTGTTTTGATGAATTCGGATTTTCACAGAATCCCTCATGCGATCGGATTGGCTAAAGCTACACGACGTAATATGATTGAAAATATCTTCATTTCATTGCTAGTCGTAGTAGTTCTTCTTATCAGCGTTCTCTCAAGTTCGTGGATGAATATGGCTATTGGCATGTTTGTTCATGAAGGTAGCATTCTCCTAGTTATTTTGAATGCTATGAGGCTTTTAAAATATAAAAGAAAATAG
- a CDS encoding uracil-DNA glycosylase family protein: MSYSKLLKEIMYDEDNISYTEKGIKPLFSAPETAQIIIIAQAPGIRAQELGIFFNDLSGNKLREWLGIDRECFYDSGYFAVVPMDYYFPGKGKTGDLPPRKGFAEKWHKKTLDLMPNKQLILLIGAYAQRYYLKQRSTEKLTNTVKNFDRYLPEFFPLVHPSPRNNIWQSKNPWFLDQVIPALQERVKAILK; the protein is encoded by the coding sequence ATGAGCTATTCAAAACTTTTAAAAGAAATCATGTACGATGAAGATAATATTTCATATACAGAAAAAGGGATAAAACCACTTTTTTCTGCTCCAGAGACTGCTCAAATTATAATCATAGCACAAGCACCGGGTATTCGTGCTCAAGAGTTAGGTATATTTTTCAATGATTTAAGCGGCAATAAGCTTCGTGAATGGTTAGGTATTGATAGAGAATGTTTTTATGATTCTGGATATTTTGCAGTGGTCCCAATGGATTATTATTTTCCTGGAAAAGGTAAAACGGGGGACTTACCTCCAAGAAAAGGATTTGCAGAAAAATGGCATAAGAAAACATTAGATCTCATGCCAAATAAACAATTAATACTTTTGATTGGTGCCTATGCTCAACGATATTACTTAAAACAGAGATCGACGGAAAAATTAACCAATACTGTAAAGAATTTCGATAGATATCTACCTGAATTTTTCCCCCTTGTGCACCCTTCGCCACGTAATAATATTTGGCAGTCTAAAAATCCTTGGTTTCTAGATCAGGTTATTCCTGCTTTGCAGGAACGTGTTAAAGCAATTCTTAAATAA
- a CDS encoding ABC transporter ATP-binding protein: MEKLLDLQAISKNFGQQLVLDKINFDLIAGQIIGLIGPSGAGKSTMIKTMLGMEKADQGEALVLGHHMPNRYVLGEIGYMAQSDALYESLTGFENLQFFARMKGLSRAEIPEAIKHVSQVVELTEHLNKSVSGYSGGMKRRLSLAIALLGNPRLLILDEPTVGIDPALRRQVWKELHQLKSEGVGILITTHVMDEAELTDKVGLLLDGKLIAFNSPIALKSSYGVNTVEEVFLKAEGEIE; this comes from the coding sequence ATGGAAAAATTATTAGATTTACAAGCAATCTCTAAAAACTTTGGGCAGCAGCTTGTTCTTGACAAGATCAATTTTGACTTGATAGCTGGTCAAATTATCGGTTTAATCGGCCCATCCGGTGCTGGAAAATCAACCATGATTAAAACCATGCTTGGGATGGAAAAGGCGGATCAGGGAGAGGCGCTTGTGCTAGGGCATCATATGCCCAACCGCTATGTCTTGGGAGAAATTGGTTATATGGCACAATCGGATGCCCTCTATGAGTCACTGACGGGTTTCGAGAATCTGCAATTTTTTGCCCGGATGAAGGGACTGTCTCGCGCTGAGATTCCTGAAGCCATTAAACATGTCTCACAAGTTGTCGAACTAACGGAGCACCTCAATAAGTCCGTTTCAGGCTACTCTGGCGGTATGAAACGTCGATTGTCTTTAGCCATTGCACTTTTAGGGAATCCTAGACTCCTCATTCTTGATGAGCCAACTGTTGGTATTGACCCTGCTCTGCGCCGTCAGGTTTGGAAAGAACTACATCAATTGAAGTCTGAAGGGGTTGGCATATTGATTACCACCCATGTCATGGATGAGGCGGAACTGACAGATAAGGTTGGACTGTTGCTTGATGGCAAATTGATCGCCTTTAACAGCCCCATTGCCCTTAAGTCATCATATGGTGTCAATACAGTTGAGGAAGTTTTCTTGAAAGCAGAGGGAGAAATAGAATGA
- a CDS encoding ABC transporter permease — MKILAISKKVFLELLRDKRTLILLFIAPVFIMWLMNAAFSANTETNVSIAAVDVSDSIVKSLDDVKQIKAKDYKTESKANQALENQTVDAVLIFKDENDYQVTYANTDPGKTNLTRQVITSTLKQAQIQDLIENFKKAQEASAQAVKKAQSQSGNLQAGDSNEVNIDQAETEEIDSSQGDDINLSEQYIYGDEDTTFFTKMTPILMGFFVFFFVFLISGMALLKERTTGTLDRLLATPVKRSDIVYGYMLAYSFIAALQTVVIVLSTIWLLDLEVLGNIGDVIIVNILFALVALAFGLLLSTLAKSEFQMMQFIPLIITPQLFFSGIIPLDSMTGWVQSIGKVLPLYYAGHALSKIVLNGTSIVYLGNDLLVLSLFLVILTILNIVGLKRYRKV, encoded by the coding sequence ATGAAGATTTTGGCCATTTCAAAAAAAGTATTCCTGGAACTATTACGTGATAAACGAACCCTAATCCTATTATTTATAGCGCCTGTTTTTATCATGTGGCTCATGAATGCTGCTTTTTCCGCTAATACTGAAACAAATGTCAGCATCGCTGCCGTCGATGTTTCCGATAGTATTGTCAAATCCCTAGACGATGTGAAACAAATTAAGGCCAAGGATTATAAAACAGAAAGCAAGGCAAATCAGGCTTTAGAAAATCAGACAGTCGATGCCGTCCTTATTTTCAAGGACGAAAACGACTACCAGGTAACATATGCCAATACCGATCCCGGCAAAACAAACTTGACCCGTCAGGTCATAACGAGCACCCTCAAGCAAGCGCAAATTCAGGACCTAATCGAAAATTTCAAGAAGGCACAAGAAGCCAGTGCTCAAGCTGTTAAAAAGGCACAAAGCCAGTCTGGCAATTTACAAGCCGGCGATTCTAATGAAGTAAATATTGATCAAGCCGAAACAGAAGAAATTGATAGTTCTCAAGGTGATGATATTAACCTCTCTGAACAATATATTTATGGAGATGAGGACACCACTTTCTTTACCAAAATGACTCCTATTCTGATGGGCTTCTTTGTCTTCTTCTTTGTTTTTCTCATCTCAGGGATGGCTCTTTTGAAAGAACGTACCACGGGAACACTGGATCGTCTCCTAGCCACACCAGTCAAGCGATCTGATATCGTCTATGGCTACATGCTGGCTTATAGTTTTATTGCAGCACTTCAGACAGTTGTTATTGTCTTATCAACCATCTGGCTCTTGGATTTGGAAGTTCTTGGCAATATAGGAGATGTCATCATTGTCAATATTCTTTTTGCGCTAGTCGCTCTGGCATTTGGTCTCCTGCTGTCCACTTTGGCCAAATCCGAATTCCAAATGATGCAATTTATCCCGCTTATTATCACTCCGCAACTTTTCTTTTCAGGTATTATTCCTTTAGATTCTATGACAGGCTGGGTGCAATCTATTGGGAAAGTACTCCCACTTTATTATGCCGGGCACGCCTTATCAAAAATTGTTCTGAACGGTACCAGCATTGTCTATCTTGGAAATGACCTACTTGTCCTTTCCTTGTTTCTAGTCATTTTAACAATTTTGAATATCGTTGGACTAAAACGCTACCGCAAGGTATAA
- a CDS encoding TetR/AcrR family transcriptional regulator, with protein sequence MDNNTILHSYQNWLEAQKMPAGKKKTLSAAIELFSRQGYNGTSTAQIAEKAGISQATIFKYFKTKEELLSEIIKPLIPELKKEFLPKLKTYSKIEDVVHFIVQNRFRFLAQNADIIKIILQEILVNSELRQSLMVAIQDTIIDDLKMQLNRLQNDNPNIVIYQEDCEVIRTGLGLLFAYFFQRFVLEISTQSEEEDLKCIEEQLTKLITTKV encoded by the coding sequence ATGGATAACAACACGATTTTGCATAGCTATCAGAATTGGCTGGAAGCACAAAAAATGCCTGCTGGAAAAAAGAAAACCCTTTCTGCTGCTATTGAACTGTTTTCGCGGCAAGGTTACAATGGAACTTCGACTGCCCAAATTGCAGAAAAAGCTGGTATTAGTCAGGCCACCATTTTTAAATATTTCAAAACCAAAGAGGAGCTTTTATCAGAAATTATTAAGCCCCTCATTCCTGAGTTGAAAAAAGAATTTCTGCCCAAATTGAAGACCTATAGCAAAATTGAAGATGTTGTTCACTTTATTGTCCAGAATCGTTTTCGTTTCTTAGCTCAAAATGCAGACATAATAAAAATAATACTTCAGGAAATCTTAGTTAATTCAGAACTACGTCAGAGTCTAATGGTTGCTATTCAAGATACTATTATTGATGATTTGAAAATGCAGCTAAACCGGTTACAAAATGATAACCCCAATATTGTTATTTATCAGGAAGATTGTGAGGTTATCCGCACAGGCTTAGGACTCCTATTTGCATACTTTTTTCAACGATTTGTTCTTGAAATTTCAACTCAGTCAGAGGAGGAAGATTTGAAGTGCATTGAAGAACAGCTTACTAAACTGATAACAACAAAAGTTTAA
- a CDS encoding IS6 family transposase, with protein sequence MNHFKGKQFKKDVIIVAVGYYLRYNLSYREVQELLYDRVINICHTTIYRWVQEYSKVLYYLWKKKNRQSFYSWKMDETYIKIKGRWHYLYRAIDADGLTLDIWLRKKRDTQAAYAFLKRLHKQFGEPKAIVTDKAPSLGSAFRKLQSVGLYTKTEHRTVKYLNNLIEQDHRPIKRRNKFYQSLRTASSTIKGMETIRGIYKKNRRNGTLFGFSVSTEIKVLMGITA encoded by the coding sequence ATGAATCATTTTAAAGGGAAACAATTCAAAAAAGACGTCATTATTGTCGCTGTTGGTTACTACCTGCGTTACAATCTAAGCTATCGTGAAGTTCAGGAATTGTTATATGATCGTGTAATAAATATTTGTCATACTACGATTTATCGTTGGGTGCAAGAGTACAGCAAAGTCCTCTATTATCTTTGGAAGAAGAAAAATAGACAATCCTTCTATTCATGGAAAATGGACGAAACCTATATCAAAATTAAGGGACGTTGGCATTATCTTTATCGTGCAATTGATGCGGACGGCTTAACCTTAGATATCTGGTTACGAAAGAAACGGGATACGCAAGCAGCCTATGCTTTCTTAAAACGACTCCATAAACAGTTTGGTGAGCCGAAAGCAATTGTGACCGATAAAGCACCTTCTCTTGGCTCCGCCTTTAGAAAGTTACAGAGTGTGGGTTTATATACTAAGACAGAGCACCGAACTGTGAAGTATCTTAACAATTTAATAGAACAAGACCATCGACCTATTAAACGACGAAATAAATTTTATCAAAGTCTCCGTACAGCCTCTTCCACGATTAAGGGCATGGAGACCATTCGAGGAATATATAAAAAGAACCGAAGAAATGGAACGCTCTTCGGCTTTTCGGTGTCTACTGAAATCAAGGTATTAATGGGAATAACAGCCTAA
- a CDS encoding type II toxin-antitoxin system death-on-curing family toxin: MKYLSAEDIIKINVMVIGKYSPKEPVGIADPNSLQMIVEQPKQEIFGKILYPDIFSKAAITWINLIKKHPFKNANKRTAVLALHMFLAMNGYQSNLSLNDGLEKTIDIATFQGDFEELKDNIIQFLKKENRVYKK, encoded by the coding sequence ATGAAATACCTATCCGCTGAAGACATTATCAAAATCAATGTCATGGTTATTGGAAAATATTCCCCAAAGGAGCCAGTTGGGATAGCTGATCCAAATAGCCTTCAGATGATAGTTGAGCAGCCCAAACAAGAAATTTTTGGAAAAATACTCTATCCCGACATTTTTAGTAAGGCTGCTATCACCTGGATAAACCTAATCAAGAAACATCCATTTAAGAACGCCAACAAGCGAACTGCCGTGCTTGCTTTACACATGTTTCTAGCAATGAATGGATATCAATCCAATCTTTCCTTAAACGATGGACTGGAAAAAACGATTGACATTGCTACTTTTCAAGGTGACTTCGAGGAATTAAAAGATAACATTATCCAGTTCTTGAAAAAAGAAAATCGAGTATACAAAAAATAG